A genomic window from Candidatus Pelagisphaera phototrophica includes:
- a CDS encoding VPDSG-CTERM sorting domain-containing protein, with amino-acid sequence MLTWGNGGYPGSYPFGDPQGTTSTSAVTDTGSTAALLGVGVLVLAFARRRLG; translated from the coding sequence TTGTTAACCTGGGGAAATGGTGGATATCCTGGATCCTATCCCTTTGGCGATCCTCAGGGTACGACATCGACATCAGCCGTAACAGACACAGGGTCCACAGCAGCTCTTCTTGGAGTGGGTGTATTAGTGCTAGCCTTTGCTAGGCGGAGGCTGGGATAG
- a CDS encoding nuclear transport factor 2 family protein, with product MRAFLQFSICSLIFSVQAYSESDLEVVEQSYANFLAGNAEGWAILHTDDFVWTILGDLPHSGQRVGTQAVIDEVMGLFPQHWPDLVIETIKTYQVDDVVFVHARMMAQGMDTESLHMFKMRDGKIAAFTAFDDTDALRASMVQ from the coding sequence ATGCGTGCATTTCTACAATTTTCAATTTGCTCATTGATTTTCAGCGTCCAAGCCTATTCGGAGAGCGATCTAGAGGTAGTTGAGCAGTCTTATGCCAACTTTTTAGCAGGGAATGCTGAGGGGTGGGCGATACTCCACACGGACGATTTCGTCTGGACGATTCTTGGCGACCTGCCACACTCCGGGCAGCGTGTCGGGACGCAAGCGGTCATCGACGAAGTGATGGGCTTGTTTCCACAGCACTGGCCAGATCTGGTAATTGAGACGATTAAGACCTACCAGGTTGACGATGTGGTGTTTGTGCACGCGAGAATGATGGCTCAAGGGATGGATACCGAGAGCTTGCACATGTTCAAAATGCGAGACGGTAAGATCGCCGCATTCACGGCTTTTGACGATACTGACGCGTTACGTGCATCGATGGTTCAGTAG